A region from the Rosa rugosa chromosome 6, drRosRugo1.1, whole genome shotgun sequence genome encodes:
- the LOC133718859 gene encoding uncharacterized protein LOC133718859, which translates to MLSLRELRTLANPSRFGLGLHQWRTVPTSSRSPLSASRFLFAASQGRVYSASFQSEFPLAEGTYSDFTPTASHQNGFEVKGGFAIAGLPSTEISNWFRRRRGGSMLSGMSRDLWDPSRPRRLGVGRRVRQHAMVVSWVWLRGMAAMWSGGETDRWFLTLGQNQHVHAGGPKTRRGGGLWVLWAMGVVNYVATHYNGCTAVDMAVVGMAGIASAANGWVLTPWWVPRSVGWPKSQWRPNPEGIPRSDRLMGVKWVSKASWNVGTKLMNSGSMGFRIWDPGGLIRITTLMFIIGASSLDTMGLVLHQVNESSGVPQLRALAKEDSNYFIFCETTLHSHIGSLNN; encoded by the exons atGCTCTCGCTGCGAGAGCTCCGAACCCTAGCAAACCCTAGCCGCTTTGGCTTAGGGCTCCATCAATGGCGTACGGTGCCGACGTCAAGCAGATCACCCCTTTCTGCCTCTCGCTTTCTCTTTGCAGCAAGCCAAGGTCGAGTTTATTCGGCAAGTTTTCAATCGGAGTTCCCTCTTGCTGAGGGGACATACTCGGATTTCACCCCCACTGCGTCGCACCAGAATGGATTCGAAGTGAAGGGTGGTTTCGCCATCGCCGGCCTCCCATCTACGGAGATTTCGAATTGGTTTCGACGGCGAAGAGGTGGCTCTATGCTTTCGGGAATGAGTCGAGATCTTTGGGATCCGAGTCGGCCTCGAAGGTTGGGTGTGGGACGCCGAGTGAGGCAGCATGCGATGGTTGTTTCCTGGGTTTGGTTGAGGGGAATGGCAGCGATGTGGAGTGGTGGCGAAACAGATCGGTGGTTCTTGACCTTGGGCCAGAATCAACATGTTCATGCCGGAGGTCCAAAAACAAGGCGCGGAGGTGGGCTTTGGGTGCTCTGGGCAATGGGTGTGGTGAACTATGTCGCTACACACTATAATGGTTGTACAGCGGTGGACATGGCGGTGGTCGGCATGGCCGGGATCGCTAGTGCTGCAAATGGATGGGTACTCACCCCGtggtgggtgcccagatcagttGGGTGGCCCAAGTCCCAGTGGAG GCCCAACCCAGAAGGGATACCCAGATCTGATAGGTTAATGGGTGTGAAGTGGGTGTCCAAAGCATCTTGGAACGTGGGGACCAAACTAATGAACTCAGGTTCTATggggtttcgtatttgggatcccggaGGATTAATCAGAATCACTACGCTTATGTTTATCATAGGTGCTTCGAGCTTAGATACTATGGGGTTAGTTTTACACCAAGTAAATGAATCTtctggagtaccacaattgcgtgcattGGCAAAGGAGGATTCAAACTATTTTATTTTCTGTGAAACGACTTTACATAGTCATATAGGCTCTTTGAATAATTGA
- the LOC133718858 gene encoding stemmadenine O-acetyltransferase-like has translation MKFQVEVLSTETIKPSSPTPDHLRHHKLSYLDQIQPPIFMPMVLFYPKEPDHNDLDLISIHEQRCSKIKKALSDTLVKFYPLAGRVYGTQYVDCNDEGAYYVEAKTDCKVSDIIDNPNPKDFNKFLPFELDTAHELPVCFQVTFFACGGMSIGTGMSHKVGDALSYITFLNGLAAEARGEGNNIHPPEFFSDKYCPQKDLSGFYQHRSGIIKQNISTKRFVFDTPMVQAIRAKCMDMSRRPTRVEALSAFIWSRYIASCTGIQQDGVTNEAMYTVSHAVNLRTRMEPPLPEYTFGNVIQTTIAVPPIPVDPKDGTLHGVVNHVREAIKQVDKQYIKKLQEGDGHLSFLRSRAEEVKRGEVVSFSFTSLCRFPIYDADFGWGKPVYVGSASFTFKNLVSFFDTNVGDGVEAWINLLEEDMEKFEADEELLKYVSPAPSSKNAKASINY, from the coding sequence ATGAAGTTTCAAGTGGAGGTTCTCTCAACAGAGACAATCAAACCCTCATCTCCAACCCCTGACCACCTCCGCCACCACAAGCTCTCCTACCTCGACCAAATCCAGCCCCCAATCTTCATGCCCATGGTCCTCTTCTACCCGAAAGAACCCGACCACAACGACCTGGACCTCATTTCCATCCACGAACAGCGTTGCAGCAAAATCAAGAAGGCCTTATCCGACACCTTAGTCAAGTTCTACCCACTAGCCGGAAGAGTCTACGGAACCCAATACGTCGATTGCAACGACGAAGGAGCCTACTACGTCGAAGCCAAGACCGACTGCAAAGTCTCTGACATCATCGACAACCCAAACCCTAAGGACTTCAACAAGTTCCTCCCTTTCGAGCTAGACACAGCTCATGAGCTTCCCGTGTGCTTCCAGGTCACCTTCTTCGCCTGCGGCGGCATGAGCATCGGCACGGGGATGTCCCACAAGGTCGGGGACGCCCTCTCCTACATCACGTTCCTCAATGGCTTGGCCGCTGAGGCTCGTGGGGAGGGCAACAATATTCACCCTCCCGAGTTCTTCTCAGACAAGTACTGCCCCCAAAAGGACTTGTCCGGATTCTACCAACACCGCAGCGGGATCATAAAGCAAAACATCTCAACAAAACGCTTCGTCTTCGACACTCCAATGGTTCAGGCCATCCGAGCCAAATGCATGGACATGTCCAGACGCCCCACTCGTGTTGAAGCCCTATCAGCCTTCATATGGAGCCGCTACATAGCATCATGCACCGGCATTCAACAAGATGGCGTCACCAATGAAGCGATGTACACTGTTTCTCATGCTGTGAACCTCCGCACGAGGATGGAGCCACCACTTCCCGAGTACACATTCGGAAACGTGATCCAAACCACCATTGCGGTGCCGCCCATACCCGTTGATCCGAAAGATGGGACGCTTCATGGGGTGGTTAATCACGTCAGGGAGGCCATTAAGCAAGTAGACAAACAGTACATAAAGAAATTGCAAGAGGGTGACGGGCACTTGAGCTTCTTGAGGAGCCGTGCGGAGGAAGTGAAACGTGGAGAGGTGGTGTCGTTTAGCTTCACGAGTCTGTGTAGGTTTCCGATCTACGACGCTGATTTTGGATGGGGGAAGCCCGTTTATGTTGGTTCTGCCAGCTTTACGTTCAAGAACTTGGTTAGTTTCTTTGACACCAACGTAGGGGACGGAGTTGAGGCGTGGATCAATCTGTTGGAGGAAGACATGGAAAAATTCGAGGCGGACGAAGAGCTTCTCAAGTATGTTTCACCCGCCCCGAGTTCAAAGAATGCCAAGGCCTCGATTAATTACTAA